In Magnolia sinica isolate HGM2019 chromosome 16, MsV1, whole genome shotgun sequence, the genomic window CATAGAAGCGCAGATTGGTGTCCATCCTCGTTGCAACAAAGTTGCTTTCCAGCGACACTCCAATGAAAGCACCTGTTTTATATGTTATGGTAACATGAAATATTAGCTTTCTTGAAGCCAATTGAATCATACAAAAGGGGACGTACAAGATAACAAATCTACCTCATTTGTTACAATGGCTTTGCTCAGCCACACGTGCAACCTGGTGCACATGTGGGGCATGTAAACTCCACATCAGGTAGGCCGGATCCCAAAATCAGGCTGACTCATCAGGTTTGAAATGGTTGCCattggtccacattcaaattaCACAAGTCACCTCCCTAATGAGTAAAAACAGCTTTGATTTTATGGGTTTTGATCATCTACACAGCAGGGCCCACCAGATTGTTATCAtgacatcatctaagccttatcccaatttaaTTAGGGTCAGCGACGCCCACCAGATGCATAGCTCAAATGTGGTACACACATTCCAGGTTGGCAGATGTGGCAACATGTAGAAGTGCATATGGTGTTAGCAAAACTCTCGTTATGAAAACAAAAGGGGAAGAGGAAAACAACACAATATATGGTTAGGGATGAATATGAGCCCACATACGTGCATATTGCAGCATGCCACACATATGCCAGCTTGGCGCATTCATCAGATGCCACCATATAGACACTCTCGCCCAAGAATCAGGCAGATCAACTTGTCAGGTGGGACACAAGTTGTAAGTAAGTGGGAaaggggaaagaagagagaaggaagaagagaggaacaGAAGGGAAAGACTTTTAAGGCACCGTCACTTGAGCTAGCCTCAGTGACTAGCACTCTTATATTATCATGAACAAGGTATTCTGTATctgtaacggtggccataacagtCACCAACATCACTGAGACGGGGGGCATAATGACCGCTACAACTCCCATAACAGTTGAAATTTTTTTGCCTGAAAAATTCTAAGATAATATCTAAAAAATTCAGAATAATGTAAATactccaaatatgtattcatttttatgTAAATATTTGGAATATTCCaaatatgtctctaatgtttacacatcacaatcaaacattagaacaactagaaactatagtaagagtggtggaaatctgttttaaaatgatctaagagagTTTTGGAATGAAAAAGGCGAAAAAATTGATTGCTTCAAGATCATCACCTGTCacaataatatcatccacataaacaaTAACAATAGAGAGACCCACAGCACATTTGAAGAACAGAGTATGATCGGCACAACTCTGAGATTAGCCAAACTTCAACAGTGCATGACAAAAGTGCTTGAACCATGATCGTGGGGATTGCTTGAGACTATGGATGCTTTGCGAAGCTTACACACAGACCCTTACCAACAGTTGAGACAAAGCTAGGAGGAGCCATATATACTACTTCATGCAGATTCCCATGGAAGACGGCATTTTTTTCGTGTAGCTAATAAAGATGTCGTGAGAAATTGACAGTTAAAGAAACCAACACATGCACGGAGTTCAGCTTGGCAACAGGATCAGAAGTCTAATGGAAATCGACACCATCTGTCTAAGTAAACCCCTTGGCGACAAGGCAAGCTTTATGGCGTTTGACCTCACCAGTGGGTTTGTGTTTGAAAGTGAATACCCACTTACATCCAATGGCCTTCTTTTTAGTAAGAAGCTGAACAATATCCCAagtctgatttatttttttttcaaggtcACTCATCTCCTCCCAACATACCTTGTTTCCACTCAGGGAGCATGAGAGCAAGACAAACACTAGAAGGAACTAACATGGTAGAAATGTGGGAAAGAAATGCACAatatgagggagaaagagaatcATAGGAAAGAAAGTTGGCAATTGGATGAGTAGTACATGACCTCTACCCTTTATGCAATGCAATAGGAACATTAAGAGAATTAGAATGTGAAGTCATACCGAGTCTAGAGCAGTGGATTAGAGAGTTAGGGAGAGAAAGATAAGAAAATCCTTACGGTGGACAATCTGAGGAAGAAGGGGATGGTCCTCCCCAACATATGCTTATGCTGCATGCAAGCTGAAGAGACAGTGGACCATCTGTTGCTGCATTGTCTGTTCGTTCGATCCATTTGGGTTGAGATTATGAATGAGTTCAATTTACATTGGTGCTTTCTGGGTGAGGTAAGCCAGTTCCTTCAAGCGTGGCACGGGGTGCATATTGGCAGGGTGAAGACAATTATCCGGAGGATGTCTGTTCTTGCGGTTTGGTGGTCGGTGTGGGGGGAGAGGAATAGTAGATGCTTCAAGAATATTTCTAATATGGCTGGCTCAGTGGCAACTAAGGCCAAGCATCTGATGATTGAGTGAGCCTCAAACATTAAGGACCTTTATGGTCAAGACTTTTTCTTCTTACGCCTGTAATTGTGGGCTGCTTACTCAGCAGCCATTCTCTTTGTTTTTGGCCTTTTTCTTAATGAATcccttcatctttcaaaaaaaaaacatatgcctTTAGGCCACCAATAGAATGAGGTGGTCACTCACATGGAGGAAAGGTGGGCACAGAACCAAGATGAGACAATGTGTAGGAAATTTCCAGTATAGGAAGAAGCAAGAAGtcatggggtccttactcttgccccagtggtagactcacagagtttcaacaccaaggtcaagggttcgagtacccataggtggtgaaatcccactacggcatgagtgtgtagGTGTGTGTGCGTGTCCAAAGAAAAAAGCAAGAAGTCATGAAAGACTCTCCAAAGGAGGAACAAGAAACTTCCCTTCAgatgaataaaataaaacatcctcaaagaaggtgacatccATTGGAACAAACCGTTTGTTTAGGATTCTGTGAGCAAAGTATTTGTATCCTTTTTATTACTAGAATAACCTTAAGAAGATACATTTGATGGACTTTGCATCAAGCTTATCTCGATGGATACCAGGAACATGAACAAAGCACATACATCCAAAAACTCTAGGAGGAATAGGAAAGAGAGGTTTAACCAGATGTAGAACTTGAATGGGGATCTTACCTCCAAGGATCCTAGTGGGCATCCTATTAATCAAATAGGCTGCACTAAAGACAGCGTTAGCCCATAAGTTCTTGGGAACATTCCTTTCAATTAGGAGAGCTCGAGCAACTTCAAGGAGGTGCCTATTCTTTTTCtcagccactccattttgttTTGGGTATATGGAAGTATGGTCTAAAAGATTCAATACCATGTTCAAGTAGTTCTGAAATGCTGATGAGATGTATTCATAGCCACCACTAGAtcttaaaatctttattttggCCTCGAATTGATTCCCTACCATCTTCCATCTTATGAAAAATCCAAAAGATGTAGAAGACTTTATCCTTAGATTTCATAAGACATACCCAAGTAATGCGAGTGGGATCATCAATAAAGGACACATAATATCAGTAACTAAATACAATGGTAACTGGAGAATGGCCCCAAGACATCAGAATGAATAAGAGTGAAGGGTGCATCACATTTTAGAGCTACCAGGATAAGAAGACAATGTTTGGTGAGTTAACATATTTCACAAAATAGTTCACTCAAACTACCATATACTTAAACAAAAAAGGAAGCAACAACTTCATAATACCAGTCGGAATATGCCCAATACACCGATGGCAGTACAAAATCCGATTAGTAGTTGACATAACATGACAAGAAGTTTGGAAGGCCGAGTCAACATCATCTGGGGGTTGAATGAGATAGATCCCTCCGCATTCACGCCCATCCCCAATCCTGTCTggttgggggttttttttttttttttatttgaaatggAATCCTGTCTAGTTGTCAAGTCATGAAAGGcaaaataagaaggaaagaaagctATACTACAGTTAAGAGACCAAGTAAGACGTAATAAATTTGAGGATAACTTTGGAACATGAAGAACAAAGGACAAGGATAAGGATGGAGAAACATTAACAGTACCGATGCCTTTAACACGAGTATAGAGACCATAGGCAATTTTGACATTACTGTTAGATCTAGGCAATGATGAATAGGAGAGGAACTATGAAGTCATACCAGTCATGTGATCTGTGGGGCCAGAATCCATGATCCAGGACTGACTGGCAGAAGAGGACGTTAGATGTGCATATGCAGATATACCTCATGAAATATAAAAGGACCCTTCCAGAAGAGCCAATGACAATTCAGGTTCACAATGTCTTCAACTAAGGATCGTTGCGTACCACTTGAAGACATCAGCTTCTGCGACTCATCATGAACAGAGTCAGGAGTGTCTGTAGCAGCAACATAACCCATCCTTGCGGGTCGAAAAACTAGATGTCTAGATCCCAACAGGTCTATCGAGTATGTCTAGGGCACAATGGGGTATACACTAGATTGTTGTGCTCGTCACTGAACAGATACACCAACCTTGACCAAAATCAATACGACGATGTCCCACATCAATACGACTACGACTCAGAGCAGCACATCCTGTACCATAATCGGAGTCACCATGACCAATATATTATAGCTGCTAAATTCAAGTCACTCATTGCAATCAAACCCACCTTTCCCAACATCTCCTCAACCCTGTCCACTACGACAGCCAATCACTACACTAAGCAGCATAGATCTGTCACAAGAACTGGAAGCAACATCCAACATCACTTTCTGATGACTTTCTTCTTGCTGAAGCAAAGAAAAGACTGTTCTATGAGAAGTGGCTCCCAACTAAGAATCTACTCCCAACACTACTATGCACAACATTGTCAGATCAATCTACAATGGACCAACTCAAACCATAACCCTCCAAGAACCGTAAAGTAATCTCCAAGGATCTCTCCCCCTGACGAAAATTTGCAATCTCTCATGTTAACTAAAACACACGAGCCAGTAAGCAGCAGCAACGGAGTCCCAAATCTCTTTAGCGGATTCATAGTACATAAACATGTCACTAATTTCAAGCTTCATCTAGTGAAGTAACCAGCTCATTATCATAATATTCCCAGCTACCCAATCTGTATGAGTAGGGTCAATTTTCTCAGGTTCCAAAATGGTCGCGTCTAGATATCCTTTCTTCCTCCAAGACTCCAAATGAACATACAGGCTGGACTTGGACCAAGCTAAATAATTTTCACCATCAAACTTGACGGTGGTAATCCGCAAACACGAATTATCATTCAATCTAACAACATTGACTGCTCTTTGAATCATCAAAGAATTTGAGTTATCACTTGAATGAAAAAGAAGCACCTTGCATATTGCGTGGTTAACTCTCCAGCTACTTGAAACTACACAAGAACATAAACAAGGTGCTCGTAGCTACTCACATATAAGTGCATATATAGCCCTAACACACCACGGAGTTTCTATATGAGAACATCAACCCAAAGCATCAGCAAAAGACCTTCAACATGGGTCGTACGGCAACTTCCCTCCACAAAAAAATCATATGACTCTCTCAAATCTCAATggaaagtcaaaaaaaaaaatttactaaagAGATTGCACATGCTCAACCGTATCAAAtcaatgtgaaaaaaaaaaaaaaaaacccacacacGAAAAACAGAATCAACAAAACAAATTGGACACTTTTTCCGAAATTTTTCTATTTCAAATAAAACGCCACCAAATACTTGCCATAAAATCCCCAAAAGATCACCATAATTCTGCTCAATTCATCCTCTCCCAAATCCTACACTTTTCTTCTTCACTGAGCCATTCCATGGTACACTGCTGATATCACCCGTACAGCGTGATGACATCAGCAATGGACACCACTAAGAACACCTTCAACCAACCCTGAAGCTTGGCTCCAATACCAAGTAGAAAGTAGGAATGGAGATAGAAGAAAGGATAAAggataaaaggaaaagaagagagagataaaagagaaggaagaagagaggaagacaaGGGAAAGACTTCTAGGGCACAATAGTCATTCGTGTTAGCTCCAATGAATTATTCACTCTTATATAATCATGAAACAAAAATACGGTACTCCTCGggattgcacacacacacacacacacacacacacacacatttctcTAAACTACATATTACATCTAAAAGGGGGAAAACAAATGGCCGGACTTTTCTTACCCATTAATTGTTTCTAACATCGCAGCCCAGCTGCTGAATGGACTAGATTTACTTTTAGGCGAGAATAACTAAAGGGttagaccaacctgatggatggcttggatactgCACCTATTGGCCGCGCTGGCACATGTGATGACGTGTAGACAGTATTCCTTGTACACATGATGGACTTCGCAAAGCTCTGAAAATGATAGCCCATGCAGAGTAATGGAGGCTTAGTTGCAAGAAGCATGAGCACATTTGGGCACAGGGGTGGAGCAACAAAACTCAGGAATGGGAGCACCACCAAAGAACCATCTAAATAAtgtattattatcattttatttaataaaacTGAGATGGCAAAACAGATGACCTTGTAATTATGTCCAATTCAGTTATCAAGAAAATGATGGAATGataatcaagaaagaaaaaaaaaaactctatttaTGATGGACTTCTTGCAACTGGCGTGTAAAAGATCAAGTCATCAATTCGAGATGCTTGCAGGTGTTCAAGTTGAAACATGGGCCATGGCCCAGATTTGGGAGCATGTTAAAACAGCTTACCTTTGCTACAACTGTACGTATAACACATGCCGGATCCTTTGATGCCGGCACGAAGATCAGCTTCCAGCACCCTTCCTACAGGTCCTGCTGCGGCACTCAAGCCAGCCCCAAGAGAGAAATGCATGCGGCTGGTAAATGCCTTCACAGCTTTAGAATCATGGAGCACGATGATGAAGTCTGTAAGCTCACCCCCGATCTGGGAAAACAAATTTGGGTTAGCCATATACTTCACATGTTTCTAGCAATTCACATAGCATCATCAAATGATACTCTTGGATAAGAATCTACAACGCACAAGAACACCCTTGATGACGATCCTTTACTCCGACAGTCAAAAATCTCTTTAACATGTAAAAAAATTTACAGCTAAATCCATTGAAAGGCAGATACATGAACAATATTCTTGCATTTATGCTCCTTTCTTTTGTAACTTATCTTGATAAGAAAAGCTACTATGATATGTGCTCATCAAACTTCTTTAGATGCTTGTCCTAACATATGGCAAAAATTATGgtgactgttgatctggtgggccaccatgtggatgcACTACTGGCTGAACCAAGGTATttaataacggtaacggtggccgttgatctggtggaccaCCATGTGGGTGCACTACTGGCtgaaccaaggtattcaataacggtaacgaTGACCGTAATAGCCAACCTTATGGCCATTACGATAAGGGTCGTAATGGCCAATATAGCCTTAAAACGGCCTAAAGAaattctaaaggaagaaaatgtaCCGGCCCATGACAGGGCCATTATGGgcccctttttttttcaaaatggctGTTACAGCCCCATATTACATAACAGCTCACAGTCCCACTGTTACCGTCATGTAACGTTCTTTACGGCTGTTGCATAACCACTTTTTAATACCATGGGCTGAACATTCACAGCAATTGGACAGTTCTGACCATGCAACAGAAACAAAGTTTGGCCGTTCAATGTGAACCCTCACTCAATTTTTTGGTTAACCAACCCTTTTTCAGGCCACTGATCTGATGGTAAACAGTCCAATCGCTTGCTTTGTTACCTGGCCCATTAAAAGGTGGCCCACAACAGTAATTGTCCTGATCATCATACAAAAGTGCAATTGTACAGTAGAGATGTCTGGTATACACTTCATGGAACTCCATGAAGCATGCTTGTCATGGGAGCACATGCCTTCAATGGTTCCAAGCATTCCTTCAATAGTTCCCTTTCTCCTCATCATTTGTTATAGTCCCTATCCTTTCTATCTTCTTCACCAAATCATTCTTTTCTATTCTTGTTCTAGCTGTGTTGTGGGCCATCTGGGCTGAAAGAAACAATCGTTGCTTTAGGGACAGGAGCGTGTCTTCGGCAGGGGTTTTCTCCAGAGTTCTTGTGCTGTTTAGGGACTGGGCTCCTTGAATCTTTCTTTCTGGGGTCTCTTCAAGACATGGGTCTGGTTGTTGTACTTTTTGTTTAGGTTTTTTAGGTTTTTTAGGTTTTTTTAGATGTTTAGCTGCTTTTCTGTGAACAGTTTCTTTAGGCTTTCCAGTttcatttctcttttttctttctttttccttttcttctttttccttctctgTGTTGTTGTCTTTGCTTTTGTAGTCCTTTGTTTGCATTAATAAATCtctcacctttcaaaaaataaaaaacattcttttttattattgtttttccCTGGACTCTATTTTATGTTTCAAGAATTTTCCATTTTCATTGTTTCCTAGCAAACCCAAGTAGACTAAACAAAACTCAGAAATCCATCACCGATTTCAAgtccatttaatttttttttaacatcagCATTTTAAATTGCTTATACTATGTAGCGTAGCTTAGCTTTCACACTGTAGCTCATGGAAATAGCTTAAGTCACATGTACgtacgctacatgctatgtagccTATGTTACATGCTATGCTgtttacaagttatttttcactaagaattaaaattaattagttttcaattatttgttatatttttctattttcaatatatatatatatatatatatatatatatatatatagttacgtTTTTCAATGATTtcagtaaaataatataagcagCAGTTTTAGATCAATTCCATTGCTATTTTGTTATCTTTATACTTAATCTTTGCCctatttttcctatcattttaggatgtgtttggttgcactaaataccatgaaatttcattattaataagtctaatttggtgcaaaatatcatgaaattttatggcATTTTGATGCAACcttagttaaaaaaataaataaataaataaaagtaactTGCAAGCTACACACTATGTAGTTTATGCCTCAATCTTCAAAGGGGTGAATACTACACTACATGCTATTCTCTGTTTAAAACACTGTTAAACATTACGTCCCAGAAATGGTATAATCAGTTTGAATCCCAAACAATAAATATGAGATACTCTTATTGTACATATACCTGTGCTCCCCATCCTAACCCAAGAGAGAGTATAGCTGACGGTGCGGACCACGACCCATCCATCCTTCGAGCAACTACCAAACCAGTGCCAAGTTTGTACGTAAGAAGTGCGCCCATTTTGGCAACTGTCAAAATGGCCAGTCCTTTAGCTCCTTTTAGGACTGCCTGTGGTATGGATTTCTCTGGGTTTAACCTGGCAACCTGCATTTGCCAATCAACCAAACAAAATATTAAATACAAAAGAAGCTTGCAGACAATACACTGGTTGAATTGTGCAAATGGCTTCACAAGTTGAACTCAAGCCATTCATGTAAGCTTCTATGTAAAGCAAACACCCAAAACTTTGAATTTGCCCAGGTACTCCCTTTTCATTTCCTTGGCTAAGCCATGATCAATGTGTGTTGAAGGCTATGAATAGAAGAGTTATAGGGTGGGTCCTGATGCATCACGGCATCTATAGTGTACTGATGCAAGCAGTCTGCAGACTCCGTATAGATGGGTCAATGGATTGGTGGTACTGATCGTTTGATGTGATGTGCCCCATAGGGATAGGGAATATTCAAAaacttccagattggaagatcctaaccatgaAATCTTTTTTGGCCTATATTATAGTCTTTAACCATGGATTTGTACAAATAGATCGAAGGTTTAGGTTCTTCCAATCTGTGAGATTTCTGAGGCACCCCAAATCCATAATGGAACCCATCAGATCATTGGTctggaccccacttgtacagaCTGGGTGTGTCAGGACACCAGACATGTTCTGATGCATCATAACCAAATAAATTCCTATCTATATTGGTAGACAGATTCTCAATGGGCATAAAAGATGGCACCTGGCAGTAACTGCGCAAAGCATTCGATGACTTGTATATCTCTTGTTCCATAGACAAACCCACTGGCATATTTAACCACCCTCTCATGCATGTCCAATCCATCACGTCATGCTTTGCTGCCTGAGCAGAGTTGCCGATGGAGTTTATCAATATGCCTTGCAAAGGATCAAGCCTATCATAGCAGGTGTCACACACCCTCTGCGGGTCCCTCTCTCTGAATTTAACGGGTAACAAACATCTCCCCTTCGTGCAAGCCCTACAAAAAATAGCTCCACAGAAACGACAATGATGCCTGCCACGGGTAAGGGGAGTGAAAGGAGCATTGCACTGCATGCAAGCCTTAGTAGAACTATCTGGCAACCATTCAGGAGGGTCTGCTTCCAAGACCTCTCTATAAGCATTATAATTGATACCATCTGGCTCGA contains:
- the LOC131228509 gene encoding uncharacterized protein LOC131228509, whose protein sequence is MTKCMATSEGRVSYSSLSKLDKADSNYLYEEDYGVLTAPEGRNAHLPGSRSLKQEYPYQSPFESDVLDDGYESSGDPWVHDQPNMHPEVNLKNVLGGIVAILTGRNKGPNGMESKRDSSSNISFLGSGKNGDTFLHSSVYIPSAPPLFEPDGINYNAYREVLEADPPEWLPDSSTKACMQCNAPFTPLTRGRHHCRFCGAIFCRACTKGRCLLPVKFRERDPQRVCDTCYDRLDPLQGILINSIGNSAQAAKHDVMDWTCMRGWLNMPVGLSMEQEIYKSSNALRSYCQVARLNPEKSIPQAVLKGAKGLAILTVAKMGALLTYKLGTGLVVARRMDGSWSAPSAILSLGLGWGAQIGGELTDFIIVLHDSKAVKAFTSRMHFSLGAGLSAAAGPVGRVLEADLRAGIKGSGMCYTYSCSKGAFIGVSLESNFVATRMDTNLRFYGDPYLTTADILLGTVDRPKAAEPLYSALRDLFVELRC